In Humulus lupulus chromosome 6, drHumLupu1.1, whole genome shotgun sequence, a single genomic region encodes these proteins:
- the LOC133782537 gene encoding organelle RRM domain-containing protein 2, mitochondrial encodes MALRSAAAVAPRGLSRLFSTISTSHFVPPPSPAAAQAREKAEPSTNLFVSGLSKRTTTEKLQEAFSQFGEVVHARVVTDRVSGYSKGFGFVKYATLDDAAKGIEGMDGKFLDGWVIFAEYARPRPPFGQHGNNMAPPYGRQ; translated from the exons ATGGCTCTAAGATCGGCGGCGGCAGTGGCACCTCGCGGCCTATCACGGCTTTTCTCCACGATTTCAACTTCTCATTTCGTTCCTCCGCCGTCCCCTGCGGCTGCTCAGGCTCGGGAAAAGGCTGAGCCCAGCACCAACCTCTTCGTCTCCG GACTCAGTAAACGCACAACAACAGAAAAACTGCAGGAAGCCTTTTCTCAATTTGGTGAAGTTGTACATG CTAGAGTGGTGACTGATCGTGTATCTGGTTATTCAAAGGGTTTTGGTTTTGTAAAATATGCTACCTTAGATGATGCCGCGAAAGGTATAGAGGGCATGGATGGCAAG TTTCTAGATGGTTGGGTCATATTTGCAGAGTATGCAAGACCTAGACCTCCATTTGGTCAACACGGAAACAATATGGCTCCTCCATACGGTCGTCAATGA